A single Natrinema pellirubrum DSM 15624 DNA region contains:
- a CDS encoding enoyl-CoA hydratase/isomerase family protein, producing MREIGDGNVLLHIDDHRADVVLNRPERRNAMNQALLRDLRTALEEVEARDDVRAMVLLGEGDVFCAGMDLEMMKRRGADDAPDFEIGRDDITHFIDDMSVPSVASIKGAAIAGAFELVLPVDFRIISEDAKYGVIEVELGLFPSGGATQRLPRLVGLSKAKELVLTGEYIDPREANACGLVHEVVSDRSATDDRAREWADSLTENAPLGMKHARKLLNAALETPLEQGLEREGELGETLTETDDYTEGFEAQLEGREPEFTGQ from the coding sequence ATGCGAGAGATCGGAGACGGTAACGTACTGCTGCATATCGACGACCACCGCGCGGACGTCGTACTCAACCGACCGGAGCGACGCAACGCGATGAACCAGGCGCTGCTTCGCGATCTCCGAACGGCACTCGAGGAGGTCGAAGCGCGTGACGACGTTCGGGCCATGGTACTTCTCGGCGAGGGCGACGTCTTCTGTGCCGGGATGGACCTCGAGATGATGAAACGACGCGGTGCGGACGACGCGCCCGATTTCGAGATAGGACGCGACGACATCACCCACTTCATCGACGACATGAGCGTCCCGTCGGTCGCGAGCATCAAGGGGGCCGCCATTGCGGGGGCGTTCGAACTCGTGTTGCCGGTCGATTTCAGGATCATCAGCGAGGACGCCAAATACGGCGTTATCGAGGTCGAACTTGGGCTGTTTCCCTCCGGTGGGGCGACACAGCGGCTCCCGCGACTGGTGGGTCTCTCGAAGGCGAAGGAACTCGTCCTCACCGGCGAGTACATCGATCCACGGGAGGCCAACGCGTGCGGGCTCGTCCACGAGGTCGTTTCCGACCGGTCGGCGACCGACGACCGGGCTCGCGAGTGGGCCGATTCGTTGACCGAAAACGCGCCACTCGGCATGAAACACGCTCGAAAGCTGTTGAACGCCGCGTTGGAGACCCCGCTCGAGCAGGGCCTCGAACGCGAAGGCGAACTCGGCGAAACGTTGACCGAGACCGACGACTACACCGAAGGGTTCGAGGCCCAACTCGAGGGTCGCGAGCCGGAGTTCACCGGACAGTAG
- a CDS encoding class I adenylate-forming enzyme family protein, whose protein sequence is MGIASTLDDRPIDEITVDSMLRARAARIPDETALIYGPNDTHVTYDELNATANRIANGLRELGVERGSNVSLMAAHPLETLHGMFGINKAGGVYSPINFEYEGETLSYQLDDTDPDVFVLEDRYLDRFEAVRDDLETDPELVVIETDGPSPETSLEATSFDELREQPATDPDVDVAWHDTASIVYTSGTTGMPKGVVIPHRWIFANYIAPKRAVLNEDDVVHTSLPLYHIGGVYADVVAGLVAGGTVALWDRFSPQEFWDRIDTYEATSATLISVMMPWLMNAPRTDSDHENTLNKVHMQPLPEEYEGLAERFGFEIATVAFAQTETGSPIVGVIRTDDAGGTPPSYRRGLEPAAVEERAREMNLPVVERVDEERYMGRVREDIAEVAVLDEHDRAVETGEVGELCIRPKQPGLLLERYHAKPERTAEAMSNLWFHTGDAAYRDEDGNFYFVDRLGDVIRRRGENISSMQIQDAVSTHDAVEAAAVFSIPAPEGGEDRIGLAVEPRGDESITEATISSHLEGRIPSFMHPDETFIVDEIPTTETNKMRKVELRERLLE, encoded by the coding sequence ATGGGAATCGCAAGCACACTAGACGATAGACCCATCGACGAGATCACGGTCGACAGCATGCTCCGGGCGCGAGCGGCTCGGATCCCGGACGAAACGGCGTTGATCTACGGCCCGAACGACACCCACGTCACGTACGACGAACTCAACGCGACCGCGAACCGGATCGCGAACGGCCTCCGCGAGCTGGGCGTCGAACGGGGATCGAACGTCTCGTTAATGGCCGCTCATCCGCTCGAGACCCTGCATGGGATGTTCGGGATCAACAAGGCCGGCGGCGTCTACTCGCCGATCAACTTCGAGTACGAAGGCGAGACGCTGTCCTACCAACTCGACGATACCGACCCCGACGTCTTCGTTCTCGAGGACCGATATCTCGACCGCTTCGAGGCCGTCCGCGACGACCTCGAGACCGATCCCGAACTCGTCGTGATCGAGACGGACGGCCCGAGTCCGGAGACGAGCCTCGAAGCGACGTCGTTCGACGAGTTGCGGGAACAGCCGGCGACCGATCCAGACGTCGACGTCGCCTGGCACGACACTGCGAGTATCGTCTACACCTCCGGGACGACGGGGATGCCGAAGGGGGTCGTTATTCCCCACCGGTGGATCTTCGCGAACTACATCGCGCCCAAACGGGCGGTATTGAACGAGGACGACGTCGTCCACACCTCGCTCCCGCTGTATCACATCGGTGGTGTCTACGCCGACGTCGTCGCCGGACTGGTCGCGGGCGGCACGGTCGCGCTCTGGGATCGGTTCTCTCCACAGGAGTTCTGGGACCGCATTGACACCTACGAGGCGACGTCGGCGACGCTCATCTCGGTGATGATGCCGTGGCTGATGAACGCACCGCGGACCGACTCCGATCACGAGAACACGCTCAACAAGGTCCACATGCAGCCACTGCCCGAGGAGTACGAGGGACTGGCCGAACGCTTCGGGTTCGAGATCGCGACCGTCGCCTTCGCCCAGACCGAGACCGGGTCGCCGATCGTCGGCGTTATTCGCACGGACGACGCGGGCGGAACGCCGCCGTCGTACCGCCGCGGCCTCGAACCCGCCGCCGTCGAGGAGCGAGCCCGCGAGATGAACCTTCCCGTCGTCGAGCGCGTCGACGAGGAGCGCTACATGGGTCGCGTGCGCGAAGACATCGCCGAGGTCGCCGTCCTCGACGAACACGATCGTGCGGTCGAGACCGGCGAGGTCGGTGAACTCTGTATCAGACCGAAACAGCCAGGGCTGTTACTCGAGCGCTATCACGCGAAACCCGAGCGGACGGCCGAGGCGATGTCGAACCTGTGGTTTCACACGGGCGATGCGGCCTATCGCGACGAAGACGGCAACTTCTACTTCGTCGATCGGCTCGGCGACGTGATCCGTCGCCGTGGCGAGAACATCTCTTCGATGCAGATTCAAGACGCCGTCTCGACTCACGACGCCGTCGAAGCGGCCGCCGTGTTCTCGATTCCGGCACCCGAAGGCGGCGAGGATCGGATCGGGCTCGCAGTCGAACCCCGCGGCGACGAGTCGATAACCGAAGCGACGATCAGTTCGCATCTCGAGGGGCGAATCCCGTCGTTCATGCACCCCGACGAGACGTTTATCGTCGACGAAATCCCGACGACAGAGACGAACAAGATGCGAAAGGTCGAACTCAGGGAGCGACTCCTCGAATGA
- a CDS encoding sodium:solute symporter family protein, with protein sequence MSQASELAIVLGYFLVILGIGYYFKDHRSGEEYWSAGGEIGTVMNTLAIFAAFASGGTFLGSIGFAYTFGLPFGWTAITGSVVGFIVAAILVAKPMRRVDAYTITDVFDFLYRDRRINLLVPIVVILAFVLYMVAQLKAAGVVTEYLLGIGYLPSVVVIGLIFIGYVSLGGMWAITVTDVLQGVLIWGLMLIMAGIGFAYYGFSITAPGAATPGLLEMAPVHPASYLGFFVIWASTVAILPHIVMRVLSADSPKSAKIAYSWVAILYAVFSVIAFYIIPSVALSIDSNLADPDLALVVVMESLLPAVVAGLVAAAILAAVMSTTDALLLAMSASIANDIYGTVLNPDASDERVVRLGTVATVGVGLVSIAIAALDPPSVLVVLYTDATGMMAAAFFFPLVLGIWWKRTTTSGALAGMVTGLLSYVGAWLLLPMFSAILLALPLSLCVTVAVSLVTDAPSVEKVERLRDELGHEDAGW encoded by the coding sequence ATGAGCCAAGCCAGCGAACTCGCGATCGTTCTGGGATATTTCCTGGTTATCCTCGGCATCGGCTACTACTTCAAAGATCACCGCTCGGGCGAGGAGTACTGGTCGGCGGGCGGGGAGATCGGCACCGTGATGAACACGCTCGCGATCTTCGCCGCCTTCGCGAGCGGTGGGACGTTTCTGGGCTCGATCGGGTTCGCGTACACCTTCGGGTTGCCGTTCGGCTGGACGGCGATTACCGGCTCCGTGGTCGGGTTCATCGTCGCGGCGATTCTCGTCGCCAAACCGATGCGGCGCGTAGACGCGTACACGATCACCGATGTCTTCGACTTCCTCTATCGGGATCGACGGATCAATCTCCTCGTTCCGATCGTCGTCATCCTCGCGTTCGTCCTGTATATGGTCGCACAGCTCAAGGCCGCCGGCGTCGTCACGGAGTATCTCCTCGGGATCGGCTATCTGCCGTCGGTCGTCGTCATCGGCCTGATCTTCATCGGGTACGTCTCGCTCGGCGGGATGTGGGCGATTACGGTCACCGACGTCCTTCAGGGCGTGCTGATATGGGGGCTGATGCTCATCATGGCGGGTATTGGGTTCGCCTACTACGGGTTCTCGATTACCGCCCCCGGCGCTGCGACGCCGGGCCTGCTCGAGATGGCGCCGGTCCATCCGGCCTCGTATCTCGGGTTCTTCGTCATCTGGGCGTCGACGGTCGCGATCCTCCCCCACATCGTGATGCGGGTCCTCTCGGCCGACAGCCCGAAATCGGCCAAGATCGCCTACAGTTGGGTCGCGATCCTGTACGCCGTCTTCAGCGTCATCGCCTTCTACATCATTCCCTCGGTCGCGCTCAGTATCGACTCGAACCTCGCCGATCCCGATCTCGCACTCGTCGTCGTGATGGAATCGTTGCTGCCCGCCGTCGTCGCGGGGCTGGTCGCGGCCGCGATCCTCGCCGCCGTGATGTCGACGACCGACGCGCTGTTGCTCGCGATGTCGGCGTCGATCGCGAACGACATTTACGGGACGGTCCTCAACCCCGACGCCTCGGACGAACGGGTCGTTCGTCTCGGGACCGTCGCGACCGTCGGCGTCGGCCTCGTCTCCATCGCCATCGCCGCGCTCGATCCGCCGAGCGTCCTCGTTGTCCTCTACACCGATGCGACCGGGATGATGGCGGCCGCGTTCTTCTTCCCGCTCGTCCTCGGTATCTGGTGGAAGCGGACGACGACGTCCGGCGCGCTCGCCGGGATGGTGACCGGACTCCTGAGCTACGTCGGGGCCTGGCTCTTGCTGCCCATGTTCTCGGCGATTCTGCTCGCCTTACCGCTCTCGCTGTGTGTCACCGTCGCCGTGTCGCTGGTCACGGATGCACCCTCGGTCGAGAAGGTCGAACGACTCCGCGACGAACTGGGACACGAAGACGCAGGCTGGTAA
- a CDS encoding acyl-CoA carboxylase subunit beta, whose product MTDDDPFEAVADAKDALSDDARDDAVEYQHGLGKLTARERIEYLLDEASFDEIGRLAAPMPTTPETTDWEREDAPADGVVTGFGRIDDRPVAIFATDFTVKGGSIGHAGGRKIARVTERALERGIPLIMLHDGGGHRIQEGLDAAPFARGDNGFSNLQTALSGWVPVVSAMMGPAFAAPTNFAALSDFVPIVEGTGTMGVAGPSLVESALGVEGTKEELGSARFQTTETGMADLACEDDESCLDAIRTYLSYLPRNAECEPPTVEPTPPTESARERLREIIPSSPRKGYDIDAIIQGIVDRDSTFELKPTYGRNIVTAFARLEGEPIGVIANNPRFKAGTIDTAASEKAAHFAAVCDAFGLPIVTLTDVPGILPGPDSEREGIARHSAKLPFELARATVPIANVVLRRGYGFGYVAMGGGRSLDSELTVLWPTAELAAMGIEGAVDIAYRHEIESADDPESRRQELIDKFEDRTDAVRAAARVGVDGVVQPEETRDRIRRAFDRADDGRDRDWPPKKRSINPI is encoded by the coding sequence ATGACCGACGACGATCCGTTCGAGGCCGTCGCCGACGCGAAAGACGCGCTCTCGGACGACGCCCGGGACGACGCCGTCGAGTACCAACACGGCCTCGGCAAGCTCACGGCTCGAGAGCGAATCGAGTACCTGCTGGACGAGGCATCGTTCGACGAGATCGGACGGCTCGCCGCGCCGATGCCGACAACGCCGGAGACGACCGACTGGGAGCGCGAGGACGCACCGGCCGACGGCGTCGTCACGGGATTCGGTCGGATCGACGATCGACCCGTCGCCATCTTCGCGACGGACTTTACCGTCAAGGGGGGCTCGATCGGCCACGCCGGCGGCCGGAAGATCGCGCGCGTGACCGAACGCGCACTCGAGCGTGGCATCCCGCTGATCATGCTGCACGACGGCGGCGGCCACCGAATTCAGGAAGGCCTCGACGCGGCACCGTTCGCTCGCGGCGACAACGGCTTCTCGAACCTCCAGACGGCGCTCTCGGGGTGGGTCCCCGTCGTTTCCGCGATGATGGGGCCGGCCTTCGCTGCGCCGACGAACTTCGCCGCGCTCTCGGATTTCGTCCCCATCGTCGAGGGGACCGGAACGATGGGCGTCGCCGGCCCCTCGCTCGTCGAGTCCGCCCTCGGCGTCGAGGGGACCAAGGAGGAGCTCGGCAGCGCGCGGTTCCAGACGACCGAGACCGGGATGGCCGACCTCGCCTGCGAGGACGACGAATCGTGTCTCGACGCCATCCGGACGTACCTCTCGTACCTGCCGCGAAACGCGGAGTGTGAGCCACCGACCGTCGAACCGACACCGCCGACCGAAAGCGCTCGAGAGCGGTTGCGCGAGATCATTCCATCGAGTCCGCGAAAGGGCTACGATATCGACGCGATCATTCAGGGCATCGTGGATCGGGACTCGACGTTCGAACTTAAACCGACGTACGGCCGCAACATCGTCACGGCGTTCGCCCGCCTCGAGGGCGAGCCGATCGGCGTCATCGCGAACAATCCCCGGTTCAAAGCGGGGACGATCGATACCGCCGCCTCGGAGAAGGCCGCCCACTTCGCGGCCGTCTGTGACGCGTTCGGACTGCCGATCGTCACCCTGACCGACGTGCCCGGTATCCTGCCCGGCCCGGACTCCGAACGGGAGGGGATCGCACGCCACTCCGCGAAACTCCCGTTCGAACTGGCTCGAGCGACGGTTCCCATCGCCAACGTCGTGTTGCGACGCGGCTACGGGTTCGGCTACGTCGCCATGGGCGGCGGCCGCTCGCTCGACTCCGAGTTGACGGTGCTGTGGCCCACGGCCGAACTTGCGGCGATGGGGATCGAAGGCGCAGTCGACATCGCCTACAGACACGAGATCGAGTCGGCCGACGACCCCGAGAGCCGTCGGCAAGAACTGATCGACAAGTTCGAAGACCGGACCGACGCCGTCCGCGCGGCCGCACGCGTCGGCGTCGACGGCGTCGTCCAACCCGAAGAGACGCGTGACCGAATCCGACGGGCGTTCGACCGGGCCGACGACGGCCGCGACCGGGACTGGCCGCCGAAAAAGCGATCGATCAACCCGATATAG
- a CDS encoding IclR family transcriptional regulator gives MAQQGPKTNQLQSVRTTFKIIESLKRNTAESVSTLAEQLELPKSTVHSHLTTLNQLGYLINEDGTYRLSYRLVHLGRTIEQSHELRRIVSPTVETLAAETGEQAYFAVEENGLATNIVVAEGERSIRKQFLPGGQARMTNTATGKAILAHLLPERVDEIVQRWGMPQAAPGTITDETELATELETIRTDGIAYAREESVKGLLEIAIPILDDDGHPHGALEIAGPTKRLDDDDYRHELVDEIETAGNEIEVNLSIR, from the coding sequence ATGGCACAACAGGGGCCGAAAACGAATCAGCTCCAATCCGTTCGAACGACGTTCAAAATCATCGAATCACTCAAACGAAACACGGCCGAGAGCGTCTCGACGCTCGCTGAACAGCTCGAGCTACCCAAGAGTACGGTTCATTCACATTTGACGACGCTCAACCAACTGGGCTATCTGATCAACGAGGACGGGACCTACCGTCTCAGTTATCGGCTCGTCCACCTCGGTCGGACGATCGAACAGTCACACGAACTGCGCCGGATCGTCTCGCCAACGGTCGAAACGTTGGCTGCTGAGACGGGCGAACAGGCCTATTTCGCCGTCGAGGAAAACGGTCTCGCCACGAATATCGTCGTCGCTGAGGGCGAGCGGTCGATCCGCAAGCAGTTCCTGCCGGGCGGCCAGGCACGGATGACGAACACGGCGACCGGCAAGGCGATCCTTGCACACCTGCTACCCGAACGGGTCGACGAGATCGTCCAACGATGGGGGATGCCCCAAGCGGCCCCGGGAACGATTACCGACGAGACGGAACTCGCCACCGAACTCGAGACGATCCGGACGGACGGCATCGCGTACGCTCGCGAGGAGAGCGTCAAGGGACTGCTCGAGATCGCGATACCGATACTGGACGACGACGGGCATCCCCACGGTGCCCTCGAGATCGCGGGTCCGACCAAGCGACTCGACGATGACGACTACCGGCACGAACTCGTCGACGAGATCGAAACCGCCGGCAACGAGATCGAAGTCAATCTCTCGATCAGGTAA